Proteins encoded by one window of Candidatus Nomurabacteria bacterium:
- a CDS encoding ribonuclease HI: MKQDITTVFTDGSSRGNPGPGGWGTVVLYATGMVRELGGYAADTTNNRMELTAAHEALYFLEQEKYDREVIVCTDSTYLLNGITGWVFAWEKNGWKTKTGERVENRDIWEALLGLTYRLSRTNKITWQKVSGHRGVFGNDRADFIATSYALGTPPLLYKGSFDEYVRLFGKGGASEAKAPKRKGEAYAYVSLVDGACYSDQTWDACEKRVKGKKGAKFKKVFSVEEEKELVALWSK; encoded by the coding sequence ATGAAACAAGATATAACGACTGTATTTACCGATGGATCATCGCGCGGCAATCCTGGTCCTGGTGGCTGGGGGACTGTCGTACTTTATGCTACCGGTATGGTTCGTGAACTCGGCGGTTATGCAGCAGATACAACAAATAATCGTATGGAACTTACCGCTGCTCATGAAGCATTGTATTTTCTTGAGCAAGAAAAATACGACCGCGAAGTCATTGTCTGTACGGACTCTACGTATCTACTTAATGGCATTACAGGTTGGGTATTCGCATGGGAGAAAAATGGTTGGAAAACTAAAACAGGTGAGCGAGTTGAAAACCGTGACATTTGGGAAGCGTTGCTCGGGCTTACCTATCGATTAAGTCGAACAAATAAAATAACCTGGCAAAAAGTAAGTGGTCATCGAGGTGTATTTGGTAATGACCGTGCAGATTTTATTGCAACATCGTATGCACTTGGTACACCGCCACTTCTCTATAAAGGTTCATTTGATGAATATGTACGGTTATTCGGCAAAGGTGGAGCAAGTGAGGCAAAAGCACCAAAACGTAAAGGTGAAGCATATGCATATGTTTCACTCGTTGATGGTGCATGCTATTCGGATCAAACGTGGGACGCATGTGAAAAACGAGTCAAAGGGAAAAAAGGTGCAAAATTCAAAAAAGTGTTTTCTGTTGAAGAAGAGAAGGAGTTGGTAGCACTATGGAGTAAATAG
- a CDS encoding T9SS type A sorting domain-containing protein — protein MICIFAMTVQISFAQEAAFTVSKANPCMKQDSVIFTDQSTGDITEWYWSFGGGTPYSHYGQTPPKIHFDWAGSHQVWLTITTSDGYQHQTSQYINVSELPAAMLDQNNLSNNCPGTEVTLSSSQTMEKFEWFKEDSLISSGLVKTISVTETGEYELYVTDANGCRSQYGDDIYVPYYQEMIVIMDGWGPTGGMENGELSNCYSSPGSLNAQVYNAWAQPLTFVWNGIDTTYYSNYTPTGTGDYSVQVTDQNGCKAKSETVHVTTHPTPIIAINALNGTSACYGDSLLLTVPNSWSSYQWNYGSTNSVMYAMWSGNYSVTVTDMYGCIGMDNIDLNFMQPPQEPNIFPGDGCTLATDGIDGVQQWYVNNVAIANSDTPYLFINTSGFYTVEVTNTNGCISERSNPFWANCSVTGILELQPTIEFMVYPNPATDVINISLPISDDYTVELINMVGQHVFDLQNQQGLVNVHRPNIPPGQYLLKVSDKDGINTVQQVIFN, from the coding sequence ATGATTTGCATTTTCGCAATGACTGTGCAAATTTCATTTGCTCAGGAAGCAGCTTTCACCGTCAGTAAGGCCAATCCCTGTATGAAGCAGGATTCAGTTATTTTCACCGATCAATCGACTGGTGATATCACCGAATGGTATTGGAGTTTCGGCGGAGGTACTCCATATAGCCATTATGGCCAAACTCCTCCCAAAATTCATTTTGATTGGGCAGGTAGTCATCAGGTGTGGCTTACCATAACTACAAGTGATGGATATCAACACCAGACATCCCAATATATAAATGTCAGTGAATTGCCAGCAGCGATGTTGGACCAAAATAATTTAAGTAATAACTGCCCTGGGACAGAAGTTACATTGTCTTCATCGCAAACTATGGAGAAATTTGAATGGTTCAAAGAGGACTCACTTATTTCCTCTGGTCTTGTAAAAACCATATCCGTAACTGAAACAGGTGAATACGAGCTTTATGTAACGGATGCAAATGGTTGTCGATCCCAGTATGGAGATGACATATATGTTCCATATTATCAGGAAATGATTGTTATCATGGATGGTTGGGGGCCAACAGGCGGAATGGAAAACGGGGAACTAAGTAATTGCTATAGTTCACCTGGAAGTTTGAATGCACAGGTATACAATGCCTGGGCGCAGCCACTTACCTTTGTATGGAATGGAATTGATACAACATACTATTCAAACTATACACCAACAGGTACGGGTGATTATTCAGTTCAGGTCACTGATCAAAATGGCTGCAAAGCAAAATCTGAAACTGTCCATGTAACGACGCATCCAACCCCAATCATTGCAATTAATGCATTGAATGGCACAAGTGCATGTTACGGTGATAGTCTGTTGTTGACCGTTCCAAATTCCTGGTCCTCATACCAGTGGAATTACGGCTCAACGAATAGTGTCATGTATGCCATGTGGAGTGGAAACTATAGTGTGACAGTAACTGATATGTATGGTTGCATAGGTATGGATAATATAGATCTAAACTTTATGCAACCACCCCAGGAGCCAAATATTTTTCCGGGTGATGGGTGTACACTTGCGACAGATGGAATCGATGGAGTGCAACAGTGGTATGTCAATAATGTTGCTATTGCGAATTCAGATACGCCATACTTATTTATCAATACTTCCGGTTTTTATACCGTGGAAGTTACGAATACGAATGGTTGTATTTCTGAACGATCCAATCCGTTTTGGGCAAATTGCTCAGTAACAGGAATTTTGGAGCTTCAACCAACAATTGAGTTTATGGTGTATCCGAATCCAGCAACAGATGTGATCAATATTTCACTGCCAATTTCGGATGATTATACAGTTGAACTCATTAATATGGTTGGCCAACATGTTTTTGACTTGCAAAACCAACAAGGTTTGGTAAATGTTCATCGACCAAATATTCCACCTGGTCAGTATTTACTAAAAGTTTCTGACAAAGATGGAATCAATACAGTGCAGCAAGTGATTTTCAATTAG
- a CDS encoding ComEC/Rec2 family competence protein — MQRYLLFIVMLAFGIGILTASYVPIPINILCIFIGIGVLLFFLQFVFQKRKNIFLLISILLLAFTIGIVRTQFAIIGIPPYLEELVGDNVSFTGEIIAKPDVRESSTRLIVESTNLVPDEKVRLLVVVGPYENISYGDTLKVTGIVETPENFQTDQGKEFDYVSYLGKDDVYLIVPKAKASVIDTRPRSLLKMLYNITDRFSNVISDAVPAPESTFEQGILLGAKSGLSQELRNAFITTSTIHIVALSGYNVSIVARAIENIFSSFLSQTFALSLGGLGIVLFVLATGAQATAIRAGVMALLAIIAKRTGRTYMITRALFIAGALMLLWNPKLLAFDVSFQLSFIATAGIIWITPILLQKLSWIRILWFKDIIATTIGAQIAVAPLILYKMGTFSLIALPVNIIILPFIPIAMLLGFFIGVIGLASPVLAMPFGYLLYLLLHSILFIVVTASHIPFAMVVVSHFPFILALILYLALLYWLYRTHRNRSNEIKDTAF, encoded by the coding sequence ATGCAACGATATTTACTTTTTATCGTTATGCTTGCATTTGGTATTGGCATACTAACAGCTAGTTATGTTCCAATACCTATAAATATACTCTGTATATTTATAGGTATTGGTGTACTCCTTTTCTTTTTACAATTTGTATTTCAAAAGCGCAAAAATATTTTCCTTCTCATTTCAATACTCCTGCTTGCTTTTACCATTGGCATAGTTCGTACACAGTTTGCGATTATAGGCATACCACCCTATTTAGAAGAATTAGTAGGGGATAATGTCTCGTTTACTGGAGAAATAATTGCAAAACCAGATGTGCGAGAATCGAGCACGCGGTTAATAGTGGAGAGTACTAATCTTGTGCCAGATGAAAAAGTTAGATTACTTGTCGTTGTTGGTCCTTATGAAAATATTTCTTACGGGGATACGCTTAAAGTTACAGGCATAGTCGAGACGCCAGAAAATTTCCAAACCGATCAAGGCAAAGAATTTGATTACGTTTCCTATCTCGGCAAAGACGATGTGTATCTCATAGTACCGAAAGCAAAGGCGAGTGTTATAGACACTCGCCCACGTTCGCTCCTTAAGATGTTGTACAACATCACTGACCGTTTTAGTAATGTTATTAGTGACGCTGTTCCTGCGCCCGAAAGCACATTTGAACAAGGTATTCTTTTGGGGGCAAAGTCTGGATTATCCCAAGAGTTGCGTAATGCATTTATTACGACAAGTACCATCCATATTGTTGCCCTGTCTGGCTACAATGTATCAATAGTTGCTCGCGCAATTGAAAACATCTTCTCATCTTTCCTCTCTCAAACATTCGCACTTAGCTTAGGGGGGTTAGGCATCGTACTGTTTGTACTGGCAACTGGTGCACAAGCAACGGCAATCAGGGCAGGTGTGATGGCGCTCTTGGCAATTATTGCCAAGCGTACTGGACGGACGTACATGATTACTCGTGCGCTTTTTATTGCTGGTGCATTGATGCTTCTTTGGAATCCAAAATTGCTTGCATTCGATGTATCATTCCAGCTTTCTTTTATTGCAACAGCGGGAATTATTTGGATAACACCAATTCTTCTACAGAAACTTTCATGGATCCGTATTTTGTGGTTCAAAGACATAATTGCAACAACAATAGGGGCTCAAATTGCTGTTGCGCCGCTCATACTGTATAAGATGGGCACCTTTTCTTTGATTGCACTTCCAGTCAATATTATTATCTTGCCATTTATTCCTATCGCGATGTTGCTCGGATTTTTTATTGGGGTTATTGGACTTGCGAGTCCCGTGCTCGCCATGCCATTTGGCTATTTGTTGTACCTATTACTCCATAGCATACTTTTTATTGTGGTTACTGCGAGTCATATTCCTTTTGCAATGGTTGTTGTGTCGCATTTCCCGTTCATACTGGCATTGATTCTGTATCTGGCACTTTTGTATTGGCTTTATCGGACGCACCGAAATAGAAGTAATGAAATAAAAGACACTGC